The sequence GACCTGACACCCGACTGGAGTCTCTATGACTGGGACCAATATATCTACACACCTCTTAATTGCCGTCTTGCGGTTCCGAATTTCGCCCGTGGCTGTCCGTTTACCTGTACGTTTTGTTCACAGTGGCAGTTCTGGCGACGGTATCGAGCAAGAAGTCCGAAGCACTTTGTCGATGAAATCGAGATTCTTGTTAAAAAATATAATGTCGGATTCTTCATTCTTGCTGATGAAGAGCCGACAATCAACAAGCAGAAATTCGTATCTCTCTGCCAGGAACTCATCGATAGAAAACTCGATGTGACTTGGGGAATCAACACCAGGGTGACCGACATCATGCGTGATGAAGACCTGCTGCCATTCTATCGCAAGGCAGGTCTGGTTCATGTTTCACTCGGCACGGAAGCTGCCAGCCAGATGAACCTGAACCGTTTCCGCAAAGAAACAACCATCGAGGAAAACAAATACGCCATCAAGCTGCTGCAGAAAAACGGAATCGTGGCCGAAGCCCAGTTCGTTATGGGGCTCGAGCATGAAACTCCGCAAACCATCGAGGAAACCTATCAACTCTGCAAAGACTGGGATCCGGACATGGCCAACTGGACAATTTACACTCCGTGGCCGTTCTCCGACCTCTTCAAAGAGCTTGGCGACAGAGTTGAAGTCCGGGATTATTCGCGTTACAATTTCGTTTCTCCGATCATCAAACCGGACAATATGGAACGTGAGGATGTTCTTAAAGGGGTATTGAAATCATATGGACGATTCTATGCCCGCAAGACATTCTTCAGCTATCCCTGGATCAAAGATTCATATGTACGTAAGTACATGCTCGGGTGTCTGAAAGCCTTCGCTCAGACAACGCTCACAAAGAGGTTCTACGATATCGACCGGGTCAAGACAAAGAACCGC is a genomic window of Prosthecochloris marina containing:
- the bchE gene encoding magnesium-protoporphyrin IX monomethyl ester anaerobic oxidative cyclase — protein: MKILMVQPNYHSGGAEIAGNWTPSWVAYIGGALKKAGYTQIRFVDAMAEDLPDETIEEIIRKNKPDVVMTTNITPSIFKAQDIMKIAKKVNPKIKTIMGGIHSTFMYPQVLTEAPETDYVIRGEGEEVAVNIINAINAGNDLKERENITGIAYLNDEGEVHATPAHPVIEDLDDLTPDWSLYDWDQYIYTPLNCRLAVPNFARGCPFTCTFCSQWQFWRRYRARSPKHFVDEIEILVKKYNVGFFILADEEPTINKQKFVSLCQELIDRKLDVTWGINTRVTDIMRDEDLLPFYRKAGLVHVSLGTEAASQMNLNRFRKETTIEENKYAIKLLQKNGIVAEAQFVMGLEHETPQTIEETYQLCKDWDPDMANWTIYTPWPFSDLFKELGDRVEVRDYSRYNFVSPIIKPDNMEREDVLKGVLKSYGRFYARKTFFSYPWIKDSYVRKYMLGCLKAFAQTTLTKRFYDIDRVKTKNRKIEIDLGFDKSRILTQEEVKNLKEKRPEMVADMSFGLKEAGYQREHDEHDWDEFDESTIKDRSSSTVRNC